A portion of the Meriones unguiculatus strain TT.TT164.6M chromosome 11, Bangor_MerUng_6.1, whole genome shotgun sequence genome contains these proteins:
- the Rab26 gene encoding ras-related protein Rab-26 isoform X2, producing the protein MSRKKTPKSKGGNVPAASTLPAAANGPRLAHPGTARPGPEAPPNGPPQSGRPSLGGTGDFYDVAFKVMLVGDSGVGKTCLLVRFKDGAFLAGTFISTVGIDFRNKVLDVDGMKVKLQIWDTAGQERFRSVTHAYYRDAHALLLLYDITNKDSFDNIQAWLTEIQEYAQQDVVLMLLGNKVDSTQERAVKREDGEKLAKLFAGVWAAFHGDQCKDRPQRRLGFHSHSKGAETAIHEGFQRATLQAA; encoded by the exons ATGTCCAGGAAGAAGACCCCCAAGAGCAAGGGAGGGAATGTGCCCGCTGCCTCTACGCTGCCTGCCGCCGCCAACGGGCCCCGTCTGGCACATCCCGGGACTGCGCGCCCTGGCCCGGAGGCGCCGCCCAATGGGCCCCCGCAGTCCGGCCGGCCCTCACTCGGGGGCACTGGAGACTTCTACGACGTTGCTTTCAAG GTCATGCTGGTGGGAGATTCCGGTGTGGGGAAGACCTGCCTGCTTGTGCGCTTCAAGGATGGGGCTTTCCTGGCTGGTACCTTCATCTCCACTGTGGGCATTGACTTCCGG AATAAAGTTCTGGATGTGGATGGCATGAAGGTGAAGCTGCAG ATCTGGGACACAGCTGGCCAGGAGCGGTTCCGAAGCGTCACCCATGCCTACTACCGGGATGCTCATG CACTGCTGCTGCTCTATGACATCACCAACAAAGACTCCTTCGACAACATCCAG GCCTGGTTGACAGAGATCCAGGAATATGCCCAGCAGGACGTGGTGCTCATGCTGCTAGGGAACAAG GTTGACTCTACCCAAGAACGTGCAGTGAAGAGGGAAGATGGGGAAAAATTAGCTAAG CTATTTGCAGGAGTATGGGCTGCCTTTCATGGAGACCAGTGCAAAGACCGGCCTCAACGTCGACTTGGCTTTCACAGCCATAGCAAA GGAGCTGAAACAGCGATCCATGAAGGCTTCCAGCGAGCCACGCTTCAGGCTGCATGA
- the Rab26 gene encoding ras-related protein Rab-26 isoform X3 encodes MSRKKTPKSKGGNVPAASTLPAAANGPRLAHPGTARPGPEAPPNGPPQSGRPSLGGTGDFYDVAFKVMLVGDSGVGKTCLLVRFKDGAFLAGTFISTVGIDFRNKVLDVDGMKVKLQIWDTAGQERFRSVTHAYYRDAHALLLLYDITNKDSFDNIQVDSTQERAVKREDGEKLAKEYGLPFMETSAKTGLNVDLAFTAIAKELKQRSMKASSEPRFRLHDYVKREGRGVSCCRL; translated from the exons ATGTCCAGGAAGAAGACCCCCAAGAGCAAGGGAGGGAATGTGCCCGCTGCCTCTACGCTGCCTGCCGCCGCCAACGGGCCCCGTCTGGCACATCCCGGGACTGCGCGCCCTGGCCCGGAGGCGCCGCCCAATGGGCCCCCGCAGTCCGGCCGGCCCTCACTCGGGGGCACTGGAGACTTCTACGACGTTGCTTTCAAG GTCATGCTGGTGGGAGATTCCGGTGTGGGGAAGACCTGCCTGCTTGTGCGCTTCAAGGATGGGGCTTTCCTGGCTGGTACCTTCATCTCCACTGTGGGCATTGACTTCCGG AATAAAGTTCTGGATGTGGATGGCATGAAGGTGAAGCTGCAG ATCTGGGACACAGCTGGCCAGGAGCGGTTCCGAAGCGTCACCCATGCCTACTACCGGGATGCTCATG CACTGCTGCTGCTCTATGACATCACCAACAAAGACTCCTTCGACAACATCCAG GTTGACTCTACCCAAGAACGTGCAGTGAAGAGGGAAGATGGGGAAAAATTAGCTAAG GAGTATGGGCTGCCTTTCATGGAGACCAGTGCAAAGACCGGCCTCAACGTCGACTTGGCTTTCACAGCCATAGCAAA GGAGCTGAAACAGCGATCCATGAAGGCTTCCAGCGAGCCACGCTTCAGGCTGCATGACTATGTTAAGAGGGAGGGTCGAGGGGTTTCCTGCTGTCGACTCTGA
- the Rab26 gene encoding ras-related protein Rab-26 isoform X5 has protein sequence MSRKKTPKSKGGNVPAASTLPAAANGPRLAHPGTARPGPEAPPNGPPQSGRPSLGGTGDFYDVAFKVMLVGDSGVGKTCLLVRFKDGAFLAGTFISTVGIDFRNKVLDVDGMKVKLQIWDTAGQERFRSVTHAYYRDAHALLLLYDITNKDSFDNIQVDSTQERAVKREDGEKLAKLFAGVWAAFHGDQCKDRPQRRLGFHSHSKGAETAIHEGFQRATLQAA, from the exons ATGTCCAGGAAGAAGACCCCCAAGAGCAAGGGAGGGAATGTGCCCGCTGCCTCTACGCTGCCTGCCGCCGCCAACGGGCCCCGTCTGGCACATCCCGGGACTGCGCGCCCTGGCCCGGAGGCGCCGCCCAATGGGCCCCCGCAGTCCGGCCGGCCCTCACTCGGGGGCACTGGAGACTTCTACGACGTTGCTTTCAAG GTCATGCTGGTGGGAGATTCCGGTGTGGGGAAGACCTGCCTGCTTGTGCGCTTCAAGGATGGGGCTTTCCTGGCTGGTACCTTCATCTCCACTGTGGGCATTGACTTCCGG AATAAAGTTCTGGATGTGGATGGCATGAAGGTGAAGCTGCAG ATCTGGGACACAGCTGGCCAGGAGCGGTTCCGAAGCGTCACCCATGCCTACTACCGGGATGCTCATG CACTGCTGCTGCTCTATGACATCACCAACAAAGACTCCTTCGACAACATCCAG GTTGACTCTACCCAAGAACGTGCAGTGAAGAGGGAAGATGGGGAAAAATTAGCTAAG CTATTTGCAGGAGTATGGGCTGCCTTTCATGGAGACCAGTGCAAAGACCGGCCTCAACGTCGACTTGGCTTTCACAGCCATAGCAAA GGAGCTGAAACAGCGATCCATGAAGGCTTCCAGCGAGCCACGCTTCAGGCTGCATGA
- the Rab26 gene encoding ras-related protein Rab-26 isoform X4 — MSRKKTPKSKGGNVPAASTLPAAANGPRLAHPGTARPGPEAPPNGPPQSGRPSLGGTGDFYDVAFKVMLVGDSGVGKTCLLVRFKDGAFLAGTFISTVGIDFRNKVLDVDGMKVKLQIWDTAGQERFRSVTHAYYRDAHALLLLYDITNKDSFDNIQAWLTEIQEYAQQDVVLMLLGNKVDSTQERAVKREDGEKLAKLAVAICRSMGCLSWRPVQRPASTSTWLSQP; from the exons ATGTCCAGGAAGAAGACCCCCAAGAGCAAGGGAGGGAATGTGCCCGCTGCCTCTACGCTGCCTGCCGCCGCCAACGGGCCCCGTCTGGCACATCCCGGGACTGCGCGCCCTGGCCCGGAGGCGCCGCCCAATGGGCCCCCGCAGTCCGGCCGGCCCTCACTCGGGGGCACTGGAGACTTCTACGACGTTGCTTTCAAG GTCATGCTGGTGGGAGATTCCGGTGTGGGGAAGACCTGCCTGCTTGTGCGCTTCAAGGATGGGGCTTTCCTGGCTGGTACCTTCATCTCCACTGTGGGCATTGACTTCCGG AATAAAGTTCTGGATGTGGATGGCATGAAGGTGAAGCTGCAG ATCTGGGACACAGCTGGCCAGGAGCGGTTCCGAAGCGTCACCCATGCCTACTACCGGGATGCTCATG CACTGCTGCTGCTCTATGACATCACCAACAAAGACTCCTTCGACAACATCCAG GCCTGGTTGACAGAGATCCAGGAATATGCCCAGCAGGACGTGGTGCTCATGCTGCTAGGGAACAAG GTTGACTCTACCCAAGAACGTGCAGTGAAGAGGGAAGATGGGGAAAAATTAGCTAAG CTGGCAGTAGCTATTTGCAGGAGTATGGGCTGCCTTTCATGGAGACCAGTGCAAAGACCGGCCTCAACGTCGACTTGGCTTTCACAGCCATAG
- the Rab26 gene encoding ras-related protein Rab-26 isoform X1, translating to MSRKKTPKSKGGNVPAASTLPAAANGPRLAHPGTARPGPEAPPNGPPQSGRPSLGGTGDFYDVAFKVMLVGDSGVGKTCLLVRFKDGAFLAGTFISTVGIDFRNKVLDVDGMKVKLQIWDTAGQERFRSVTHAYYRDAHALLLLYDITNKDSFDNIQAWLTEIQEYAQQDVVLMLLGNKVDSTQERAVKREDGEKLAKEYGLPFMETSAKTGLNVDLAFTAIAKELKQRSMKASSEPRFRLHDYVKREGRGVSCCRL from the exons ATGTCCAGGAAGAAGACCCCCAAGAGCAAGGGAGGGAATGTGCCCGCTGCCTCTACGCTGCCTGCCGCCGCCAACGGGCCCCGTCTGGCACATCCCGGGACTGCGCGCCCTGGCCCGGAGGCGCCGCCCAATGGGCCCCCGCAGTCCGGCCGGCCCTCACTCGGGGGCACTGGAGACTTCTACGACGTTGCTTTCAAG GTCATGCTGGTGGGAGATTCCGGTGTGGGGAAGACCTGCCTGCTTGTGCGCTTCAAGGATGGGGCTTTCCTGGCTGGTACCTTCATCTCCACTGTGGGCATTGACTTCCGG AATAAAGTTCTGGATGTGGATGGCATGAAGGTGAAGCTGCAG ATCTGGGACACAGCTGGCCAGGAGCGGTTCCGAAGCGTCACCCATGCCTACTACCGGGATGCTCATG CACTGCTGCTGCTCTATGACATCACCAACAAAGACTCCTTCGACAACATCCAG GCCTGGTTGACAGAGATCCAGGAATATGCCCAGCAGGACGTGGTGCTCATGCTGCTAGGGAACAAG GTTGACTCTACCCAAGAACGTGCAGTGAAGAGGGAAGATGGGGAAAAATTAGCTAAG GAGTATGGGCTGCCTTTCATGGAGACCAGTGCAAAGACCGGCCTCAACGTCGACTTGGCTTTCACAGCCATAGCAAA GGAGCTGAAACAGCGATCCATGAAGGCTTCCAGCGAGCCACGCTTCAGGCTGCATGACTATGTTAAGAGGGAGGGTCGAGGGGTTTCCTGCTGTCGACTCTGA